From the genome of Actinomycetota bacterium, one region includes:
- a CDS encoding hydantoinase/oxoprolinase family protein has protein sequence MPSPDLRLGVDVGGTNTDAVVLDIDDQLVAKAKVPTTPDVTSGIEAAIAAVAQRVDRERITHAMFGTTHATNAVLERRGLRRVGVLRLAGPATRAIRPLFGWPADLRDVVSAGELIVDGGIEFDGRELSPLDRDAVAQFAADVAGRAEAIAITSVFAPASDEHERAAEEIVQKELGDLPVSLSSEIGSVGLLERENATVLNAALVDVATAVTQAVGEALRKHGLKPTAFFAQNDGTLMDLDFAIRFPVLTIGSGPANSIRGAAYLTGRTDAIVVDVGGTSTDVGVLVHGFPRESSLGVEIGGIRTNFRMPDLVTIALGGGTIVSAESVGPASVGYRIGEEALVFGGSTPTLTDAGVAANRFDALGDAAAVAVHRPLLTQAIARSDQMLADAIDRVKTSREPVPVVAVGGGAPLVPEHLPGASEVLRPEHSDVANAIGAAIASVSGEVDRIFHLGAGGRDAAVAEASREAIDRAVAAGASKEGVRVVEIDEVPLAYLTNPAVRIRVKAAGPLAWS, from the coding sequence ATGCCGTCGCCTGACCTCCGCCTCGGCGTCGACGTCGGCGGGACCAACACCGACGCCGTCGTACTCGACATCGACGACCAACTCGTGGCCAAGGCCAAGGTGCCGACCACGCCAGACGTGACGTCGGGGATCGAGGCAGCGATCGCCGCGGTGGCGCAGCGTGTCGACAGAGAACGGATCACGCACGCGATGTTCGGAACGACGCACGCGACGAACGCTGTCCTCGAACGACGAGGTCTGCGTCGCGTCGGTGTCCTCCGCCTCGCGGGTCCGGCGACCCGCGCGATCCGCCCGCTGTTCGGTTGGCCGGCGGACCTTCGCGACGTGGTCTCGGCCGGTGAGCTGATCGTCGACGGCGGGATCGAGTTCGACGGGCGCGAGCTGTCGCCGCTCGACCGTGACGCTGTCGCCCAGTTCGCCGCGGACGTCGCCGGCCGCGCCGAGGCCATCGCCATCACCAGCGTCTTCGCGCCGGCCTCGGACGAACACGAGCGCGCGGCGGAGGAGATCGTTCAAAAGGAGCTCGGTGACCTCCCCGTATCGCTCAGTTCCGAGATCGGATCGGTCGGCCTGCTCGAACGCGAGAACGCTACCGTCCTGAACGCGGCCCTCGTCGACGTCGCGACCGCGGTCACTCAAGCGGTCGGCGAGGCGCTCCGGAAGCACGGACTCAAACCAACGGCGTTCTTCGCCCAAAACGACGGAACGCTGATGGATCTCGACTTCGCGATCCGCTTCCCCGTCCTCACGATCGGCAGCGGCCCGGCGAACAGCATCCGCGGCGCCGCGTATCTCACCGGACGAACCGACGCGATCGTCGTCGACGTCGGCGGAACATCGACGGACGTCGGTGTTCTCGTTCATGGCTTCCCCCGTGAGTCCTCGCTCGGTGTCGAGATCGGAGGGATCCGAACGAACTTCCGGATGCCCGACCTCGTCACGATCGCCCTGGGCGGCGGGACGATCGTCTCGGCAGAGAGCGTCGGACCCGCGAGCGTCGGCTACCGCATCGGCGAGGAGGCCCTCGTCTTCGGCGGCTCGACGCCGACGCTGACCGACGCCGGCGTTGCGGCAAACAGGTTCGACGCGCTGGGCGACGCCGCCGCGGTCGCCGTACACCGCCCGCTTCTTACACAGGCGATCGCCCGTTCCGACCAGATGCTGGCCGACGCGATCGACCGGGTGAAGACGTCGCGCGAACCCGTCCCCGTCGTTGCCGTGGGGGGCGGCGCTCCACTCGTGCCCGAGCACCTCCCCGGCGCGAGCGAGGTGTTGCGCCCGGAGCACTCCGACGTGGCGAACGCGATCGGCGCCGCCATCGCTTCGGTGAGCGGCGAGGTCGACCGGATCTTCCACCTCGGCGCGGGGGGCCGTGACGCGGCGGTGGCCGAGGCGTCTCGCGAGGCCATCGACCGCGCCGTTGCGGCGGGCGCCTCCAAAGAAGGAGTGAGGGTTGTCGAGATCGACGAGGTGCCCCTGGCGTACCTCACCAATCCTGCGGTACGTATACGAGTGAAGGCGGCCGGACCACTCGCCTGGAGTTGA
- a CDS encoding ABC transporter permease, with translation MASLPAPPAAAALESRLVPPGRERGVRAAARRNPLLVAGAVLCLAIAVAAVLAPLIAPFPADAGDATHPLETLEAPSSAHLFGTDQVGRDVLSRVLYGARISPVIALLVLAISCAIGIPLGIAAGYFGGAIDEVIMRITDVFLAFPALLLALAFAAVMQPSITNTVIAIAVTWWPWYTRIVRGQAASVAGRPFVESARAMGISHRRILLRHVLPNSITPVIVQVSLDVGGVILTASALSFLGLGAQDPTPDWGLMVSQGQQFFTTQWWLVTFPGAAILLTAAAFNLLGDGLRDVLDPRRVLTR, from the coding sequence ATGGCGTCGCTGCCCGCTCCTCCCGCGGCCGCGGCGCTCGAGAGCAGGCTCGTTCCGCCCGGTCGCGAACGCGGCGTGCGCGCCGCCGCTCGACGGAACCCGCTGCTCGTGGCCGGGGCCGTGCTCTGCCTGGCGATCGCCGTGGCCGCGGTGCTCGCGCCGCTCATCGCGCCGTTCCCCGCCGACGCCGGAGACGCCACCCACCCGCTGGAGACGCTCGAGGCGCCGTCGTCAGCACACCTCTTCGGCACCGACCAGGTCGGGCGCGACGTGCTCTCGCGCGTGCTGTACGGCGCCCGCATCTCGCCGGTGATCGCGCTGCTCGTCCTGGCCATCTCCTGCGCGATCGGCATCCCGCTGGGAATCGCCGCCGGCTACTTCGGAGGCGCCATCGACGAGGTCATCATGCGCATCACCGACGTGTTCCTGGCGTTCCCCGCGTTGCTGCTCGCGCTGGCGTTCGCCGCGGTGATGCAGCCCTCGATCACCAACACCGTGATCGCCATCGCCGTCACGTGGTGGCCGTGGTACACGCGGATCGTCCGCGGTCAGGCCGCGTCGGTCGCCGGCCGACCGTTCGTCGAGAGCGCCCGGGCCATGGGCATCTCCCATCGCCGGATCCTCCTCCGCCACGTCCTGCCGAACTCCATCACGCCCGTCATCGTGCAGGTCTCCCTCGACGTCGGCGGCGTGATCCTCACCGCGTCGGCGCTGTCGTTCCTCGGTCTCGGCGCGCAGGACCCCACGCCCGACTGGGGCCTGATGGTCAGTCAGGGCCAGCAGTTCTTCACCACGCAGTGGTGGCTGGTCACGTTTCCGGGCGCGGCGATCCTCCTCACCGCGGCCGCGTTCAACCTGCTGGGTGACGGCCTGCGAGACGTGCTCGATCCCAGACGAGTGCTGACGCGATGA
- a CDS encoding ABC transporter permease — MTRFLVRRLALAAFVVLGVVILTFVVARVVPGDPAVTWAGPRARPEQIEAARRQLGLDRPVPVQIARYLGGVATGDWGLSLRTRRPVIDDIARRAPASIELVTVAMVLALAVGIPLGLVAARWRGRAPDLLSRIAAVIGVSMPSFWLAIVLQLIFFQWLNVLPVAGSYDPDLDYTSPLRNVTNMPIVDALLTGNWPVLGSALTHVVLPAVVIAAYPAGVITRMVRASVLDTIGEDHVRMVRALGFTERSVFARFALRHAWSPVVALLALVFAYALVNTFLVEAIFNRPGLGSYAADAIAALDTPAIVGVTLFVAIVYVIGNLVVDVLQAAIDPRIRVA, encoded by the coding sequence GTGACCCGGTTCCTCGTCCGGCGGCTCGCGCTCGCCGCGTTCGTCGTCCTGGGCGTCGTCATCCTCACGTTCGTCGTGGCGCGGGTGGTGCCGGGTGACCCGGCGGTCACATGGGCGGGTCCGCGCGCACGTCCCGAACAGATCGAGGCGGCGCGGAGACAGCTCGGGCTCGACCGCCCGGTCCCGGTTCAGATCGCCCGCTACCTCGGCGGCGTGGCAACCGGCGATTGGGGACTCTCGCTGAGAACGCGGCGCCCGGTGATCGACGACATCGCTCGTCGCGCGCCGGCGTCGATCGAGCTCGTCACCGTGGCCATGGTGCTCGCGCTCGCCGTGGGGATCCCGCTCGGCCTCGTCGCGGCGCGGTGGAGGGGCCGGGCGCCCGACCTGCTGTCGCGAATCGCCGCGGTGATCGGCGTGTCGATGCCCTCGTTCTGGCTGGCCATCGTGCTCCAGCTGATCTTCTTTCAGTGGCTGAACGTGCTCCCGGTGGCCGGGAGCTACGACCCCGATCTCGACTACACGAGTCCGCTTCGCAACGTCACGAACATGCCGATCGTCGACGCGCTCCTCACGGGGAACTGGCCCGTTCTTGGGAGCGCGCTGACCCACGTCGTGTTGCCCGCCGTGGTGATCGCGGCCTATCCCGCCGGCGTCATCACCAGGATGGTTCGGGCGTCAGTCCTGGACACGATCGGCGAGGACCACGTCCGTATGGTGCGCGCCCTTGGCTTCACCGAGCGAAGCGTGTTCGCCCGGTTCGCCCTCCGGCACGCGTGGAGTCCCGTGGTCGCGCTCCTCGCGCTGGTGTTCGCGTACGCGCTCGTGAACACGTTCCTGGTCGAGGCGATCTTCAACCGGCCCGGACTCGGCAGCTATGCGGCCGATGCGATCGCGGCGCTCGATACGCCGGCCATCGTCGGCGTCACGCTGTTCGTCGCCATCGTCTACGTGATCGGCAACCTCGTCGTCGACGTCCTTCAGGCCGCGATCGATCCGCGGATCCGGGTGGCGTAG
- a CDS encoding ABC transporter substrate-binding protein: MRSLRLPVLVIAAAFAVVAAACTGDDDGLGATDDGATQGPSAFTYSVNSEVMIGWDPASGYSNEVIALHNIYETLTRYNDETQEVEPLLAESWESSEDGLTWTFTLREGVTFHTGRELTAEAAKAAIERTTELGEAAAYIWGAVKKIETPDDRTLVFHLSYASPLDLVSSGTYSAYIYDTEASGGQDLAEWFAEGNDAGTGPYTVSEYNPGDEIELRLEAYPDYWGGWDGDRYENYVFRVTPEANTAAQLLRAGEVTMVQRMSPQLWESFEGQDGFETTSAPSWQTLLALLNTADGPLADERVRDAIALAIDYEGIIAALEGAAQPLSGVVPPGLWGHTEGLQFQQDLDQARTLLEEAGYGPNGDPLTLELTYLRGDADEELVSTIMRSNLAELNVDLQVRGMQWQAQWDKAKSGNETTRQDILVFYWWPDYPDPVSWFFSLFRTEEEPFFNLAYYSNRDLDSMIDEASVVSATDRDEAAQMYEQMQQIVVEDAPAIPLYTQTYQRAMLDEVEGFEDNPAYPNVVFAYDLTPQA, encoded by the coding sequence ATGAGATCTCTTCGCTTGCCCGTGTTGGTGATCGCCGCGGCGTTCGCCGTCGTCGCGGCGGCGTGTACCGGGGATGACGACGGCCTCGGCGCCACCGACGACGGCGCGACGCAGGGCCCGAGCGCGTTCACGTACTCGGTCAACTCCGAGGTGATGATCGGATGGGACCCGGCGAGCGGCTACTCGAACGAGGTCATCGCCCTGCACAACATCTACGAGACGCTTACGCGCTACAACGACGAGACGCAGGAGGTCGAGCCGCTCCTCGCCGAGAGCTGGGAGTCCTCGGAGGACGGGCTGACGTGGACGTTCACGCTCCGCGAAGGCGTGACGTTCCACACCGGTCGAGAGCTCACGGCGGAGGCAGCGAAGGCGGCCATCGAGCGCACGACGGAGCTCGGTGAGGCGGCCGCGTACATCTGGGGCGCGGTGAAGAAGATCGAGACGCCGGACGACCGCACGCTCGTCTTCCACCTGTCGTACGCCTCGCCGCTCGACCTGGTCTCGTCGGGCACGTACTCGGCCTACATCTACGACACCGAAGCGTCCGGCGGTCAGGACCTCGCGGAGTGGTTCGCCGAGGGCAACGACGCCGGCACCGGTCCGTACACCGTCTCGGAGTACAACCCCGGCGACGAGATCGAGCTCCGTCTCGAGGCGTACCCGGACTACTGGGGCGGCTGGGACGGCGATCGCTACGAGAACTACGTGTTCCGCGTGACGCCCGAGGCGAACACCGCGGCCCAGCTGCTCCGCGCCGGCGAGGTCACGATGGTCCAGCGGATGAGCCCGCAGCTGTGGGAGTCGTTCGAGGGGCAGGATGGGTTCGAGACGACCAGCGCGCCCTCGTGGCAGACGCTGCTCGCCCTGCTCAACACCGCCGACGGTCCGCTCGCCGACGAGCGGGTTCGCGACGCCATCGCGCTGGCCATCGACTACGAGGGCATCATCGCCGCGCTCGAAGGTGCTGCGCAGCCGCTCTCCGGCGTCGTCCCGCCGGGACTTTGGGGACATACGGAAGGACTGCAGTTCCAGCAGGACCTCGATCAGGCGCGAACGTTGCTGGAAGAGGCCGGCTACGGCCCGAACGGCGACCCGCTCACGCTCGAGCTCACCTACCTCAGGGGAGACGCGGACGAGGAGCTCGTCTCCACGATCATGCGCTCGAACCTCGCGGAGCTGAACGTCGACCTGCAGGTCCGCGGGATGCAGTGGCAGGCGCAGTGGGACAAGGCCAAGTCGGGGAACGAAACGACGCGACAGGACATCCTTGTCTTCTACTGGTGGCCGGACTATCCGGACCCGGTGTCATGGTTCTTCAGCCTGTTCCGGACGGAGGAGGAGCCATTCTTCAACCTCGCGTACTACTCGAACCGTGACCTCGACTCGATGATCGACGAGGCGTCGGTCGTCTCGGCGACCGATCGCGACGAGGCCGCGCAGATGTACGAGCAGATGCAGCAGATCGTCGTGGAGGACGCGCCGGCCATCCCGCTGTACACGCAGACGTACCAGCGGGCAATGCTCGACGAGGTGGAGGGCTTCGAGGACAACCCGGCGTACCCGAACGTCGTCTTCGCGTATGACCTGACGCCCCAGGCGTGA
- a CDS encoding ABC transporter ATP-binding protein, giving the protein MMRTTKLEVRDLRIAFGDRRVVDLERLDLGTGEILGLAGESGSGKSMTALAVLGLASTLGARVDGSIRLVDQELVGAPESRLREIRGRRIAMIFQSPVSSLDPLLRVGELFERTLRLHGASAREARDGAAAALREVFLSPDLLSRHPHELSGGQAQRIAIAMALALRSEVLIADEPTSALDVTVQAEILDLLRRLRDERGMSVLFISHDLAVIAELCDRVAVMQLGRIVEEGPTARVLGEPAAGYTKRLVAAVPKIGAATASR; this is encoded by the coding sequence ATGATGCGAACGACGAAGCTCGAGGTGCGCGACCTGCGCATCGCGTTCGGCGATCGGCGCGTCGTCGATCTGGAGCGTCTCGACCTCGGCACCGGCGAAATCCTCGGCCTCGCCGGCGAGAGCGGTTCGGGCAAGTCGATGACCGCCCTCGCGGTGCTGGGCCTCGCGTCGACGCTCGGCGCCCGCGTCGACGGGAGTATCCGCCTGGTCGACCAGGAGCTCGTCGGCGCTCCGGAGAGCCGACTGCGCGAGATCCGGGGCCGCCGGATCGCGATGATCTTCCAGAGCCCGGTGTCGTCGCTCGATCCACTCCTTCGCGTCGGCGAGCTGTTCGAGCGGACCCTGCGGCTGCACGGGGCGAGCGCGCGCGAGGCGCGCGACGGCGCTGCGGCTGCGCTCCGCGAGGTATTCCTGTCCCCCGACCTCCTGTCACGACATCCGCATGAACTCTCCGGAGGACAGGCGCAGCGCATCGCCATCGCGATGGCGCTCGCGCTGCGCTCCGAGGTGCTCATCGCGGACGAGCCGACGAGCGCGCTCGACGTCACCGTTCAGGCGGAGATCCTCGACCTCCTCCGCCGGCTGCGGGACGAGCGCGGGATGAGCGTCCTGTTCATCAGTCACGACCTGGCCGTGATCGCGGAGCTGTGCGACCGCGTGGCGGTGATGCAGCTCGGGCGCATCGTCGAGGAAGGGCCGACGGCGCGCGTCCTCGGCGAGCCCGCCGCCGGGTACACGAAGCGTCTCGTCGCCGCCGTCCCCAAGATCGGCGCCGCGACCGCGTCCCGGTGA
- a CDS encoding DUF262 domain-containing protein — translation MKEIHKRAYVLPAIQREFIWNTSQVRMLFDSLLRGYPIGSFLFWAVDANRACDFTFYDFICNYHEKDSPYAPVVTVPPGQGVMAILDGQQRLTALNIGLHGSHAERQPRKWANNPDAYPKRRLYLDLLGDGPDQELGMRYDFRFLTEAEGNAETDGARRWFRVGDVLDLRDSGHAIMAELEGRGLQGAQPFQTLYDLYRGIREVPALNYYLEESQDPDKVLDIFVRVNSQGTTLSYSDLLLSMATNQWQELDAREETRSLLSTLNNGSTPFSFSKDVVLKSGLTLIDAPDIRFNVSNFTQQNMALLEKKWGEVRSALIVARDLLESFGLSERTLSADSVIVPLAYYAYSRGLGSSYVTSSAQAADRQMMRSWVMRSQMKRGV, via the coding sequence CTGAAGGAGATTCACAAGCGGGCATACGTGCTTCCCGCGATTCAGCGGGAGTTCATTTGGAACACGTCCCAGGTTCGGATGCTCTTCGACAGCCTCCTCCGTGGCTACCCGATCGGCTCCTTCTTGTTCTGGGCCGTTGATGCGAACCGGGCGTGTGATTTCACGTTCTACGACTTCATCTGCAACTACCACGAGAAGGACTCACCTTACGCACCGGTAGTCACGGTCCCGCCGGGACAGGGCGTCATGGCGATCCTCGATGGTCAGCAGAGGCTGACTGCGTTGAACATCGGGCTGCACGGGAGTCATGCGGAGCGTCAACCCAGGAAGTGGGCTAACAACCCGGACGCTTACCCGAAGCGGCGCTTGTACCTGGACCTGCTCGGAGACGGCCCTGACCAGGAGCTTGGGATGCGCTACGACTTCCGCTTCCTGACAGAGGCCGAGGGCAACGCGGAGACAGATGGCGCCCGCCGTTGGTTCCGTGTTGGCGATGTGCTCGATCTCAGAGACTCGGGCCACGCAATCATGGCGGAACTCGAAGGCCGCGGCCTCCAGGGGGCGCAGCCATTCCAGACCTTGTACGACCTCTACCGCGGAATCCGCGAAGTACCTGCGCTGAACTACTACCTTGAGGAGTCCCAGGATCCGGACAAGGTCCTTGACATCTTCGTGCGAGTGAACAGCCAGGGGACGACGCTGTCGTACTCGGACCTGCTTCTGTCGATGGCGACGAACCAATGGCAAGAACTGGACGCGCGCGAGGAGACGCGCTCACTCCTGTCCACGTTGAACAACGGTTCCACTCCGTTCAGCTTCAGCAAGGACGTGGTCCTCAAGAGCGGACTCACTCTGATCGACGCTCCTGACATCCGCTTCAACGTGTCGAACTTCACGCAACAGAACATGGCGCTACTCGAGAAGAAGTGGGGCGAGGTTCGGTCGGCCCTGATCGTCGCGCGAGACCTACTTGAGAGCTTCGGTCTCTCGGAGCGGACACTGTCGGCTGACAGCGTGATCGTGCCCCTCGCATACTACGCGTACTCACGAGGGCTGGGCTCGAGCTATGTCACCTCATCGGCGCAGGCGGCCGACCGACAGATGATGCGTTCGTGGGTGATGCGATCACAGATGAAGCGGGGTGTGTAG
- a CDS encoding oligopeptide/dipeptide ABC transporter ATP-binding protein has translation MTPLLEVEDLVVDFGRVRAVDGVSFRLPAGPYGLGLVGESGSGKTTIARALLRLVAPTSGAIRLDGSGVLGIRGRALRQYRRAVQIVFQDPTTTLDPRTRIRSAIAEPLLAHEIVPRAEVRRRVGELLTEVGLESEMAERYPHQLSGGQRQRVAIARALSVEPKVLVLDEPTSALDVTVQARILELIATLRRERGLAYVLISHNLAVVEQLCEETAVLYLGRIVEHGPTEEILANPAHPYTLALRSAVPEIDLAARRSRIVLPGSVPDPANPPPGCPFHPRCPYANDLTRTEVPELRSLDSGRTVACHRAEEILAGDAKPAAVT, from the coding sequence GTGACGCCGCTGCTCGAGGTCGAGGACCTCGTCGTCGACTTCGGCCGCGTGCGCGCCGTCGACGGCGTGTCGTTCCGCCTGCCGGCGGGGCCCTACGGTCTCGGCCTGGTCGGCGAGAGCGGATCGGGAAAGACCACGATCGCTCGCGCGCTGCTGCGGTTGGTCGCCCCGACGTCCGGCGCGATCCGGCTCGATGGCAGTGGCGTCCTGGGCATCCGCGGTCGCGCGCTCCGCCAGTACCGACGCGCCGTGCAGATCGTGTTCCAGGACCCGACGACGACGCTCGACCCCCGCACGCGGATCCGGTCCGCGATCGCCGAGCCTCTCCTCGCGCACGAGATCGTCCCTCGCGCGGAGGTTCGGCGCCGCGTCGGCGAGCTCCTCACGGAGGTCGGCCTCGAATCCGAGATGGCCGAGCGGTATCCGCACCAGCTGTCGGGCGGGCAGCGGCAGCGTGTCGCGATCGCACGAGCGCTGTCCGTCGAGCCCAAGGTGCTGGTGCTGGACGAGCCGACGAGCGCGCTCGACGTCACGGTCCAGGCGCGCATCCTCGAGCTGATCGCCACGCTCCGCCGGGAACGCGGGCTCGCGTACGTGCTGATCTCGCACAACCTCGCAGTGGTCGAGCAGCTATGCGAGGAGACGGCGGTGCTGTACCTCGGGCGCATCGTCGAGCACGGCCCGACCGAAGAGATCCTCGCCAACCCGGCGCATCCGTACACGCTCGCGCTGCGTTCCGCGGTGCCCGAGATCGACCTCGCGGCGCGTCGCTCGAGGATCGTCCTCCCCGGCTCGGTGCCCGACCCGGCGAACCCGCCGCCCGGATGCCCGTTTCATCCTCGATGCCCGTATGCGAACGACCTGACGCGAACGGAGGTGCCGGAACTCCGTTCCCTCGACTCCGGACGAACCGTCGCCTGTCACCGAGCCGAGGAGATCCTCGCCGGCGACGCCAAGCCAGCCGCAGTTACGTAA